A portion of the Pagrus major chromosome 8, Pma_NU_1.0 genome contains these proteins:
- the cdkn1cb gene encoding uncharacterized protein cdkn1cb: protein MSNVQLSCSALERLVARRTFPLHRRTSVCRNLFGPVDHEELSREMKAKLREISERDQQRWNFNFEANTPLDGDYEWEEVPVDKTPVLYQDSVQNDRTSVPATPVKQTPSPVSALPETPLMDVQERLALPESSSTPSPVEVNQENRTDKLNSGKQSHRQFPCVKRRRAATTDNNTHITDFFVKRKRAADRKSLDVSPCHQSKSPIPVELTPRKRIR, encoded by the exons ATGTCCAACGTCCAGTTATCGTGCAGCGCGCTGGAGAGGCTGGTGGCCAGGAGGACCTTCCCTCTCCACAGGCGCACCAGCGTCTGCCGCAACCTCTTTGGACCGGTGGATCACGAAGAGCTGAGCCGGGAGATGAAAGCCAAGCTGCGGGAGATTTCCGAGCGGGACCAGCAGAGATGGAACTTTAATTTCGAGGCCAACACCCCGCTGGATGGGGATTACGAATGGGAGGAGGTCCCCGTGGACAAGACCCCGGTGTTGTATCAGGACTCTGTACAGAACGACAGGACCAGTGTGCCTGCGACGCCCGTCAAGCAGACGCCCTCCCCGGTCTCTGCCCTCCCGGAGACCCCTCTTATGGATGTACAGGAGCGCTTGGCCCTGCCCGAGAGCAGCAGCACTCCCTCTCCGGTGGAGGTCAACCAGGAGAACCGCACAGACAAGCTCAACTCAGGGAAGCAGAGTCACAGACAGTTCCCGTGTGTTAAACGCAGGAGGGCGGCCACCactgacaacaacacacacatcacag ACTTCTTCGTGAAACGAAAGAGGGCTGCTGATAGAAAATCTCTCGATGTGAGCCCTTGCCATCAATCGAAGTCTCCAATCCCAGTGGAGCTTACTCCACGAAAGAGGATCCGTTGA